Proteins from one Daphnia pulicaria isolate SC F1-1A chromosome 3, SC_F0-13Bv2, whole genome shotgun sequence genomic window:
- the LOC124329552 gene encoding uncharacterized protein LOC124329552, whose translation MTDSAIQWLCVEAKNQRMENETLGQCKRIEKLRITRTQVTVKGVQLALKHLPALKILHHEATVTALANMTTFSYKNAQVFRKYPLLALFIALGTPYTSGSLNQAVSMCPRIDNIRICANNEGLTDNDLFCLKSIKTLRELAIFLVPNVKENLKFTFGGGVAPLLELVGNSLEKLNLSVFDADDVWIITEFCPNLRSLILLKNLKSTAISSQEEKINHQFQTERSRKKGPILKKLVYLCIGNLNFPFDILIHLLSFPSLLDVRIHHCATLTDVVFEEVARIHRFRNRERLILICCCSITYDGIDILMVDGNSLEELRLIYCYKLSIKNFCDWTAKICQKNWSFYFYISYFYNNRPFFYSMGDDLQGKEYYC comes from the coding sequence attacGCGCACTCAAGTCACAGTAAAAGGAGTACAATTGGCTCTTAAACATTTGCCAGCTTTGAAGATCCTACACCATGAAGCTACAGTTACAGCTTTAGCGAATATGACGACATTTTCATACAAAAATGCGCAAGTTTTTCGGAAATACCCCTTGTTAGCGCTATTCATAGCCCTTGGGACGCCGTACACAAGCGGTAGCCTTAACCAAGCTGTTTCAATGTGTCCTCGTATCGACAATATCAGAATATGCGCTAATAACGAAGGTTTGACTGACAACGACCTTTTTTGCTTGAAGTCGATTAAAACGCTCCGTGAACTTGCCATTTTTCTAGTGCCTAATGTCAAagaaaacttaaaatttacttttggAGGTGGCGTGGCTCCACTTCTCGAGTTGGTTGGCAATTCATTGGAGAAACTCAATCTTTCCGTTTTCGACGCTGACGACGTTTGGATTATCACCGAGTTTTGTCCCAATTTACGCTCCCTGatacttttgaaaaatcttaAAAGTACAGCGATCAGttcacaagaagaaaagattaatCATCAATTTCAAACTGAACGGAGTCGAAAGAAAGGAccgattttgaagaaacttGTGTATCTGTGTATCGGTAATTTGAACTTTCCTTTCGACATTTTGATACATCTGTTGTCTTTTCCTTCCCTTCTAGACGTTCGCATTCATCACTGTGCCACGCTAACTGACGTCGTTTTTGAGGAAGTCGCGAGAATTCACCGATTTCGTAATCGTGAGAGGTTAATTTTAATATGTTGTTGTTCGATTACGTATGACGGGATCGATATTCTAATGGTGGACGGTAATTCTCTTGAAGAACTGCGTTTAATCTATTGCTACAAGCTGAGTATTAAAAATTTCTGCGATTGGACAGCAAAAATTTgccagaaaaattggagtttttatttttatatttcttacTTTTACAATAAtcggccatttttttattcaatgggAGACGACCTTCAGGGGAAAGAGTATTATTGTTGA